One window from the genome of Williamwhitmania sp. encodes:
- a CDS encoding IS200/IS605 family transposase: MSDYIHKSHNVTVILYPFVCPAKYRR, from the coding sequence GTGAGTGACTATATACATAAAAGCCATAATGTAACTGTTATACTGTATCCTTTTGTTTGTCCTGCAAAATACAGGCG
- a CDS encoding nucleotidyl transferase AbiEii/AbiGii toxin family protein, protein MIPKPYIAKWQKHAPWKEFSQVEQDLIISRTLVEIFSDDFLRENLAFRGGTALHKLYLSPASRYSEDIDLVQIKEGPIKPIMERLNEVITFFEEKRTTQVRGHGAKALYRFTSEYEEIRMRLKLEINCKEHFNLVRSNSSKLCFEN, encoded by the coding sequence ATGATACCTAAACCATATATAGCGAAATGGCAGAAACATGCACCTTGGAAAGAATTTTCTCAAGTTGAACAGGATTTAATTATTTCACGAACATTAGTTGAAATTTTCTCTGACGATTTTTTGAGAGAGAACCTTGCATTTCGCGGGGGAACCGCATTACACAAACTCTATCTTAGTCCAGCTTCTCGATATTCTGAAGATATTGATTTGGTGCAAATTAAAGAAGGTCCAATAAAACCCATAATGGAAAGGTTAAATGAAGTTATTACCTTCTTTGAAGAAAAAAGAACAACACAAGTTCGTGGACATGGAGCCAAAGCTTTGTATCGTTTTACTTCGGAATATGAAGAAATACGAATGAGATTGAAACTCGAAATAAACTGCAAGGAACATTTTAATCTCGTTAGGTCTAATTCCTCGAAGCTCTGCTTCGAAAATTAA
- a CDS encoding type IV toxin-antitoxin system AbiEi family antitoxin, producing MNAKEYIKYLLSVESYSFSVDEISKATDGTSNSLKFELHRLSEKGEVINLRKGFYLIITPRYSSAKKLPIQLYCEKLFQYLNRNYYVGLFSAAKFHGASHQQVQRDYVITEQPKFNDISKNTIDIRFFTTTNWSDKNIQHKKSDAGIFKISSPALTIVDLIHYQTKLGGINRMLATIEELTEELTGSDLSELLSWYPNKSTLQRLGFLLEELGSKKEYEEIIYSELKAKNFFPVLLSPKSKEKPGAVDNKWKVDVNVRLERDL from the coding sequence ATGAATGCAAAAGAGTATATAAAATACCTGTTGTCTGTTGAAAGTTACTCATTTTCAGTCGATGAGATTTCCAAAGCAACAGACGGTACCAGTAACTCTTTAAAATTTGAACTACACAGATTATCGGAAAAAGGAGAGGTAATAAACCTCCGAAAAGGGTTTTATTTAATCATTACACCTAGATATTCTTCTGCTAAGAAACTTCCTATACAACTTTATTGCGAAAAGTTATTTCAATATCTTAATAGGAATTATTACGTTGGCTTATTTTCTGCAGCAAAATTTCACGGAGCAAGTCACCAACAAGTTCAGAGAGATTACGTGATAACAGAACAACCAAAGTTCAACGACATTTCAAAGAATACGATAGATATCCGTTTCTTCACAACAACTAACTGGTCTGATAAGAATATTCAACATAAGAAATCCGATGCAGGGATTTTTAAGATTTCCAGTCCTGCTTTGACAATTGTTGATTTAATACACTATCAGACAAAATTGGGTGGTATTAACAGAATGCTTGCAACTATTGAGGAGCTAACTGAAGAATTGACAGGATCAGATTTGTCAGAACTTTTAAGTTGGTATCCAAATAAAAGCACCTTGCAAAGATTAGGTTTTTTGCTTGAAGAATTAGGTTCAAAAAAGGAATATGAAGAAATAATTTATTCAGAACTAAAAGCAAAAAACTTCTTCCCCGTTTTATTAAGCCCAAAATCGAAAGAAAAACCAGGGGCTGTTGATAATAAATGGAAAGTGGATGTTAATGTGAGATTAGAACGTGATTTATGA
- a CDS encoding M90 family metallopeptidase, protein MGQTAITIFSIIFFLLSAYVVYKGVVRRQPSHPELLKKPFPEEFRAIMQQRIRYYKNLSPVAKVEFEKRILLFLAKKNITGIDTEVTDEDRLFVAASAIIPMFALPYYSYPNVTEVLLYPNSFDDSFQTSPTVEHRNILGMVGSGFLNGEVILSKPDLERAFDGQRHTQNVGIHEFVHLIDKADGDIDGIPEILMEHSYSLAWLKEIKKEIARIEKGESNINPYALTNNAEFLAVASEYFFDDPEKMKNQQPDLYAYLTTIFHQNPDSYRQTAK, encoded by the coding sequence ATGGGCCAAACAGCAATAACCATTTTCTCCATTATCTTTTTTCTGCTCTCCGCCTATGTGGTGTACAAGGGCGTTGTAAGGCGTCAGCCATCGCATCCCGAGCTGCTTAAAAAGCCGTTCCCCGAAGAGTTCCGGGCCATTATGCAGCAGCGTATTCGCTACTACAAAAATCTTTCGCCCGTGGCAAAAGTGGAGTTTGAAAAGCGGATTCTACTGTTCTTGGCGAAAAAAAACATCACCGGAATCGATACCGAGGTAACCGATGAGGATAGGCTCTTTGTGGCCGCCAGCGCCATTATTCCCATGTTTGCGCTCCCCTACTATAGCTACCCCAACGTAACCGAGGTGCTGCTCTACCCCAACTCCTTCGACGACAGCTTCCAAACCAGCCCTACGGTGGAACACCGCAACATCCTTGGCATGGTGGGAAGCGGTTTCCTCAACGGCGAGGTTATACTCTCCAAACCCGACCTAGAGCGCGCTTTCGATGGGCAGCGGCATACGCAAAACGTGGGAATCCATGAGTTTGTCCACCTAATCGACAAGGCCGATGGCGACATCGACGGAATTCCAGAAATACTGATGGAGCACTCCTACTCCCTCGCTTGGCTCAAGGAGATAAAAAAGGAGATTGCACGAATTGAGAAGGGAGAATCTAACATCAACCCATACGCCCTTACCAACAACGCCGAGTTCCTAGCCGTGGCTAGCGAGTACTTCTTCGATGACCCCGAAAAAATGAAGAATCAGCAGCCCGACCTATACGCCTACCTCACCACCATTTTTCACCAAAACCCAGATAGTTACAGGCAAACGGCAAAATGA
- a CDS encoding Lrp/AsnC ligand binding domain-containing protein: MADKFEVDEIDRKILSFLVKNARMPFLEISRECGISGAAIHQRVKKMEDAGIIAGSQLVVKPKALGFDVCAFVGVQLSQSNQYPGVVEALRIMPEVVECHFITGPYAVMLKLFCRDNEHLMEVLVNTIQNIPGISNTETFISLNQAIERQVYVKEPHIKKIKK; the protein is encoded by the coding sequence ATGGCTGACAAGTTTGAAGTAGATGAAATTGACAGGAAGATACTGTCGTTTCTAGTGAAGAATGCCAGAATGCCCTTTCTGGAAATATCCCGTGAGTGCGGCATCAGCGGTGCTGCTATCCATCAGCGGGTCAAGAAAATGGAGGATGCAGGCATCATTGCAGGCAGCCAGCTGGTGGTGAAACCCAAGGCCTTGGGTTTTGACGTGTGCGCCTTTGTGGGCGTTCAACTCTCACAATCGAACCAGTACCCCGGCGTGGTAGAGGCACTCAGAATTATGCCCGAGGTGGTGGAGTGCCATTTTATTACAGGACCTTATGCGGTGATGCTGAAGCTCTTTTGCCGCGACAATGAGCATCTGATGGAGGTGCTGGTAAACACCATTCAGAACATTCCCGGCATTTCGAATACGGAGACCTTTATTTCGCTGAACCAGGCAATCGAGCGCCAGGTATACGTGAAGGAGCCTCATATTAAGAAGATAAAAAAGTAG
- a CDS encoding endonuclease → MRKLLPLSFLFWLLPIFLLAQAPAGYYDATSGKTGAELKTALFNIIKTHTQRTYTQLWTDFQTTDKRADGYVWDIYSSCNFVFVTDQDNGTGGSNECDKYNREHSFPNSWFGGVQSSPMYTDLFHLYPTDKKVNNVRSNYIYGLVQTPSYTSSNGSKLGSSDPTTGFSGTVFEPIDEYKGDLARTYFYMATCYEDKIASWTSYNTEANAILDGDSFPAYKTWYVQLLLKWSNEDPVSQKEIDRNNAIYGIQGNRNPFIDHPEYAAMIWDASSSVTTTTSSPISIYPNPANTEFKIDLPNQSAFSVEIFDLIGKRIKKIDEVNPNQSIQVGDLRNGLYLVRIKYNGGSVVKKITIQR, encoded by the coding sequence ATGAGAAAACTTTTACCTCTTTCGTTTCTATTTTGGCTATTGCCAATTTTCCTTCTTGCACAGGCCCCTGCTGGTTACTACGATGCCACCAGTGGAAAAACTGGAGCAGAGCTCAAAACGGCTCTTTTCAATATAATTAAAACACACACTCAGAGAACCTATACGCAGCTCTGGACCGACTTCCAAACAACCGATAAAAGAGCCGATGGCTATGTTTGGGATATTTATTCTTCGTGCAATTTTGTTTTTGTTACAGATCAGGATAATGGTACCGGTGGAAGTAACGAGTGCGATAAGTACAACAGGGAGCACTCCTTCCCAAATAGTTGGTTTGGTGGAGTACAATCGTCTCCGATGTACACCGATTTATTCCATCTTTACCCAACCGACAAGAAGGTGAATAATGTACGAAGCAATTATATCTATGGCCTAGTTCAAACACCAAGCTATACCTCTTCAAATGGTAGCAAACTTGGCTCATCTGATCCTACGACGGGTTTTTCAGGAACGGTATTTGAACCGATCGATGAATACAAAGGCGACCTTGCCCGCACCTACTTCTACATGGCCACTTGCTACGAAGATAAAATTGCAAGTTGGACATCGTACAACACAGAGGCAAATGCAATTCTTGATGGTGACTCCTTTCCAGCATACAAAACATGGTACGTCCAGTTACTATTAAAGTGGAGCAACGAAGATCCGGTTAGCCAAAAGGAGATAGACCGCAACAATGCCATTTATGGAATTCAGGGTAACCGAAATCCTTTTATCGATCATCCAGAATATGCAGCCATGATTTGGGATGCCTCCAGCTCGGTAACCACCACCACTAGCTCTCCCATCTCCATCTATCCAAACCCTGCAAACACAGAATTTAAGATTGACCTACCCAACCAAAGTGCTTTTTCGGTTGAGATTTTTGACCTCATAGGGAAGAGAATTAAGAAAATTGATGAGGTTAACCCCAACCAATCCATTCAGGTAGGAGACCTTCGGAATGGACTCTATTTGGTAAGAATAAAATACAATGGTGGCTCAGTTGTAAAGAAAATTACAATCCAAAGGTAA